ctcTGGTGATattccacactcgcaatcatcgcaaccatcaaccagatatccccacctgcagagattatccttgcagcccGTATTTATTCGCGGGGGCCTTAACGACTTCCCAGTCCACTACATGTAATACTTTAGGATAAGACATGAAACTCTGTGTTCCTTATCTATCTATTAACTATTAAGTCTCTAATATACTCCTCCCGGGGGCGGTCTTAACCTCCGAgagaaactataaaaaaaaaacctcatcaaccctgtcagggttattattgagccgccaaagtttCTGATATGGCTAAAATGGGCGGGttctaagtatattaaatatgaaataatatttacatgaCAGAACAACAAGTAGACTCCGTTTTCGCCCgacagggattcgaaccgggcCCTCGTTTGATGATTTGCTGCCTGCATTGCTTAAGCGGTctaatattttttagttatttccaGACAATATTCGCAAATAATATCTCTACGATTGTTGTACAATTCTCACATTTTTGGTGTACCCAGGGGAAAATACATCGTAGGATAGGTACATGGTATCCGTCATGGCGTTCAACGTGTTAAGTTATCGCTTCTGACATTAGTTACGTACTTAGTCACAATAGTTTATAGTTAAGTCGGCCTGAACCACctctgtggcccagtggttgagcgttggactcacgatccggaggccccgggttcgaatcacggtgggggcatatcacaaaaatagttaggacattacagtttgatcacctgattgtccgaaagtaagataatccgtgcttcggaaggcggcTCAATTAgatataaccctgacaccagggttgatgaggttggtattctacctcacaacccacacgataagaagaagatagttaAGTCTACTTATTGGAACTAATCTGTGACATTAGCCAATCTAGTGGTAGCGGGTGTTTGTATGAAACCGAGCCGCGCCGGATTTTAGCGAAAGGGTAGAGTCAACTTCGTCGATTACTAAAAGTCGAGCTCCCGAAATGTTCTTGCGGTCTAAAAACGCcgcattgttgcaattcatctcagcaatatataaataacattcccattgacattcaaaatttacctttgaacagttttaaggcagtaattaaacataaactttGTAACGTAGGTATAAGATTAGTAATTATCTAGAAgaaatgaatgcatgggataagctgtctgggaactgatattaggcagtcaaattactaaatggtataacagtttttttttttaaatgcttaGGACCCTGTGCCAAGGGTTTTttttgcaacttcttttccccggctatacatacACGTTGtaagaagctacagtagttttaggcggatcaaacgatcgttatgtaaaaaatgacgaagggccagcttacctaacctgaagatttgacagatccggtttttaacagaagcgactgcctatctgaccttctaacccgcaaagggaaaaccagcccaatcacaggttaggtcacacacatccgaaaatgcatttctcgggaatgtgggttttctcacgctgtttttcttcaccgctgagtacgtgataatcatttatgatccaaacatgaattcgaaaacaaattcgagaatcattggtttaggcctgtgctggattcgaacctgcgaccttcaAAATGagaggcgttctaccaactgggctaccacggctctcactTCAGTGTTCAGTCAAACAAATCAATCCACTATAAAATACTTCGAACATGGAAAACATCGAGTTTTATACCccataataaaatatagtaaACCAACTGAAATCACTTAGAACAAATGTCGGTTTATGGAGGACTCTTGCACTGGGTTAAATTATGGTTTAAAAGTGGAAAGGCCTTTTTAACCAAGGCAGCAAGTTGCTTGTAGACGACATCAAACTCGGATATGTTGAGAATATTGTATCGGAACGTGCAACACGTAATGTTTGAATTTCAGCTTCAACCGTTTTGAATATTCTATGACCAACTTCTAATGTCAAAAGTCAGCGGAATAGGTGCTTCCAGAATGCTCACAGCACCTTAACACATTACGTGTTGTGGTTTTTGAACCTCCGTAGCGCTGATAAGGATGGCATTTTCGGGAcaacttttaattttgattCTACGGATGGAATTTAAATTCATTGTTGTCAGCCTGAGCCAAAGCAAGAGTCTGTGCAATggcataaaaaaaatcatgtcaaCTGTTTTTTCCGATACACAGTGTTATTGATAGTTTATAAAACTAAAGTTGTGTTCATAATGGAAGAATACCATGCTAGCTTTCTAAAACAATTTACAAATGTCTAGAAAGGTTAAGGACTGTgttttagaataaaaataacaccGCAATCTTTTGACCCTTTTCATCCATTCCGAGacctttttgacctcccctcgtaagtAGAGGCACCAAAAAAATCACCCTTCTACATTATTTAATAGTTAGGCTGTTCCATCCGTAGGCATTTATTCTTCGTTTAAGATTGTCAGGTCGTCGGCGGACTCGCGACACTTGCGCCTACATCGATTAAGCGTCGGCTTGGCTTCGTTTTAACGCCGACATTTTGTTCGTGATCGCTTCCCGGCCCCACCCCTGGGCGTGGTCCCCCCTCTCTTTCACACCCCCCACTCGACCTTCCCCCCCGACGTCTAAGGAGCGTGTCGAGACGCCCGATATTTTCCTGGGGACCCCATTCCGACTGGCTCACTATAGCTACTATATACGGTATACTATTGAGATCATTGTACTCTTTACGTAGTTGTATAAGTATTATAGATGTCTACTTTGAAACAGATCGATGCACCGACAGCCTTCTAATTTGCGCTAAATATTTTGGTATATCTGCAATCGCGAAATGAATTGTTATCTCCTGTTTTGTGAACctagcaaaataaaataattacatagaTACTCTTAttgtatctacttacttataaattgcaggtggaaggcaagagagaagtGGTTTCCActtccctatttttccctaaaaagtagcgtggataggtaatgttacaccgacaagagcgtggctcttaaattagtgatgatgacttataAATTGATTTGAAATCCAATGGCGAATTTAATTATATGGGATCTTCCACATGCTACTAATGAGAGAATCGCTTGTTACAGAGTTGAGTGCGAGCATAAAACGGGAGAAGATAGTGGAGATATGCGAGGGTTGCGGACAGAAGATCCAGGACCGGTATCTGATGCGCGTCGGCGAGCTGTCCTGGCACGAACACTGCCTCAGCTGCTGCGTCTGCGGCTGCCCGCTCGCTCACACCTGCTACACGCGCAACGCCAAGCTCTACTGCAAGCCCGACTACGATAGGTAATCATACAACCACCCTAACCGTTTCACTGCTAATCAAAAGCGACTGTCCTTCCTTATAGAGCGAAACCGGGAGATTTACCTATGCGAAATGCTTGCGAAACGCTAAGCGGATTGCTGTGCGATAACTTTGTACTTAGAAGAGTGTCAGTTCATGTTCCTTATCCACAGATTGTTCGGGGTCAAGTGCACGAGGTGCGGCGACCGTCTGCTACCACAAGAGATGGTGATGAGAGCCCAGCAGTACGTGTTCCACATACAATGCTTCGTCTGCGTGATGTGCTGCCAACCGCTGCAGAAGGGCGAGCAGTACGTCATCCGGGCTGGGCAGATATTCTGCCGGCAAGACTTCGAGAAAGAAATGTACTTGATGCAGCACGCAGAGGATGACATGATCATCGACGATTCGGAGCGACCGCGCGACGGGCGCCGGGGCCCCAAGAGGCCGCGAACGATCCTCACTTCAGCTCAACGTAGACAATTTAAGGCCTCATTCGAAGTGAGTCCGAAACCCTGCCGCAAGGTGCGCGAGGCTCTGGCGAAAGACACCGGCCTGAGCGTCCGCGTCGTTCAAGTGTGGTTCCAAAACCAGAGGGCCAAGATGAAAAAGATTCAAAGGAAAGCGAAGCAGGAAGGCGACAAGAACAACGACAAGGACAAAGACAAGGACGAGAAGAGCATCAAGCAGGAGTCCCCGTCCAGCGAGCACGGCAACTACCTCGGCCTCGACGGCTCCTACTCCGCCTCCAGCCAGCCCCTCAACCCCAACCTGCCCTACTCGCCCGATGGTAAGTTTCTAAACGTTTACAAATGTGCAATCATCTATAATCAGCCCCGTTTATTGACAGCCCGATAAATTACTAAATACGTTGAGATACTGAACAAGGACCAATTCACAAAATCGATCGGCACACATAAACCGCTGATAAAGGGAAGTATTTTATGATAATACCACTTCATAGGTGTTTTCTTTTCCAGACTACCCGGCGCACTCGGGTGACAGTTTTTGCAGTTCAGATATATCGTTGGACGGGAGTAACTTCGACCAGTTGGACGAGGGCGCGTCGGACACTATGAGCTTGCAGAATCTGGAGGTGCAGCACCACTCGCACCCGCACAACGCGCACGCGCCGCATGAGCCGCTCAACCTGGGCACCGGCGCCGTCGTCAACCCCATAGACAAGTTGTACCTCATGCAGAATTCGTACTTCAGTACGGATCATTGATTCACCGACAGCCGCGGTGTGAGACGGCGAGCGCGCGGCCCTCTCGCCGCTCGGCGCGCGCGCTCCGCAGTCGTGGACCTGACCGTGCGCACCGCCACCGCCACCTCACACTCGCTCACCTACACTGACACCACGGCCAACAACCCCCACGTCAATCTACACAACTATTACGATGAACAATATTAGGACCGATTCCCACAACATTTTCAAAAGTTCTGACACTTTTAGTGAACACAAAATGAATTGAAATTCGCCCGCGTGCAGACTGAAGCGTAAGTCAAGAAACTATCGTGACACGATATAGCTACTTATATGAATTGTAGTTGTACATATTGTACAGAAATTAAACGTGACGTTGAATTATTTTAGAAAAGCGCTAATttgtgtatatgtatagtaaaaaataaatgcacTGAAACTCAAAATAAGTAGGCATATGAGTTCAAATTGCGGTTTTAATTATGTACGGTCAGTGCCCTAACATAAGGAACCATTTTCCGTAACAGCCCGTGTACAGACGGGTTAAaagttaaaaagaccacattgaataaattcatctaaaaagactGTATTGcgttttgacattttgttggcattgcgcacttagatttatatgcgcaaatgtcaaattgaaacaTTGCTGTATTCTCTCGGCAATCATCGCTTTTTTATATGCGCGCGTAAACAAAACAACCCTaatttctgaattcaaattttgacACACGATAAATAattgaacatggaaattagtaTTCCTTTGTATTCTAATAGTCATCGTATTCGAAAATAGAAGCAGTCTGGTTACTTATTATAGGTACTTGTTAGAGCACTgactgtaggtaggtacctacaatcaCTTTGTAGTCGATGTAAGTGAACATAtgttttattgacgtgacttattgtaagtttcCCGCACAGCATTACCTACTTTGCCGAACAAATGGGTCAAGTGAACAATACCAGTCACTTTGTAGGATATCATTGCACAGTTTTgtttattaaccgacttcaaaaaagaaggaggttatgtTCCATATTGATTGTGTAAATGTAGATAAGCAAGAGCCTTTGTTTTACCTTCTTGTATATATAGACAAATAGATGCTTCCATGTCGTCCTGTAAATATATAGACTAGATAAAATGAGTGTCTAACTgtctacgtacctacctacatgtattgtatttattttaaatatattataaactacAAAGTAGAAGTGTTGAATCCATGTTTTACGAATGTGATTTTAATACTTTATTCGCTGTGAGACTGTACAAAAAATGTTTAGAAAAATGTACCTATCACACCTAAAGAACTTAAAATGGAGATAAAATTAGTTAAGTAgagatttctttttaataatcaaTGTACCTCCGAAGTGGTCTAGTCaaatagttttattgttttatttaccaATGGTATTACTAAAATTACGTTTAGAAATGTACAAGTAAACTCTCTTAGAACATATACGgtgtaattttataaatggatgtaaattataattatgaagattAAGAAAAACTTGTTTGATTTCTTCACatataatttgtattacttacatgaaattttacaattttaacatCTCGTGGCTAGTAAGTACAGAAAGTCGCAGCACTGCTGTTAAATCTAAACAGACCTTTAGAGACCCTGCAAaggtaatatttaagtatttacttatttgaaaAACCAGAAAGGTAAATAAATTACAACTGACACATTTGTCTCAATGTTTCTCCATTTTACTGGATGGAAATCTATAGGggctaatgtattttattactattacttaTCACAAATATACAAATCATTAAGGtggtaagtaaatcttttactacaAGTTCAAAATTCCtaacaaagtaatttaaaaacattggtcgtgcgagttaattatttattatgaattggcaacgcagggtgggatgacgtcaacgaccttgaaatgttagctgtcacttttgagcattagtacctggttttcttatatcatggtaagaatgagatttttgtcaTGGGGTGTCTGGTGTGCGCTAGTGAACGCAATTCTATAAAGAATCGTTCAAAGCAAGAAGTTCTGACGTGTCATGCATTCCAATTCCACTTCAGTGGACATTGCATTCAGTTTGTaagcattttaaaattatatttagacCTACCAGCTCGgaatatttatatacagggtgttagtgacatcgtaacgaaaactttgaggggtggttcaggccatgattctgagttgatatcaagtagaaatttccgtcgcaaaagtatggattggaaaataattaaaaacaaaagaaaaattttcatgaatttttgacacgaaattccacttgatatcaactcagaatcatgttctgaaccatccccctcagtattcgttacggtgtcactaccacccatacctacttatatggctaccgtatgtacttgtacggggtgtaagtgtcatcgtaacgaatactgagagggatgattcatctgattattctgagttaatatcaagtggaattttccatcgcaaaagtatagaattgaaaataatttaaaaaaactaaaaaaaaatcatgaattttgcgacggaaaattccacttaattttaactcagaatcatggtctgaatcaaccccctcagtattcgttacgatgtcactaacacccagtataaataAGTGCTCGTGTACGTCCTATGCTCCTATCCTTTTCTGCCATTTAAAACTGTCATTACCTAAAGCGACGGTTATGAGTGAAAGAAAAAGATAGAAAAATAGGACAGTTCGATGCGGTGCGGCTAGAGTTCAACCCtaaaggcgattctcacactgccccgcatgatgcagcgtataGAACACACGCTctgtttgtatagaaaacacgcacagtctaacacacagaaaatgcatccgcatgaacgcgcgtggatgcatttgctgtgtgttagactgtgcgtgttttctatacaaacggaggtacttacaagcaacggaagaacacgcatccacgcgctacgctcatcatgcggggcagtgtgagaatcgccaaAGAGTACCTAACTCGCTTTCACTTTATTAATAATTTGCAAGTTTACGGTGTGACAAGGTTTTTATTTAAGCTTTAAAAGCTAAATAACATTTtggagtaagtaagtaagtataattaattataaatcgtCACATGTTTTGCTTTAGTAGCGACAAATTTTACTTGCCAGTTTTCCATATCGAAATCAGTCCCCAAACGCAGGTTGACTGCTCGGCTCATTGCTAGATCGACGTTGACTAGGGTTACCATTTGAATGGATTTATCCCGCCTAACTCGTTCAACGCCACGCAAAAATGTTGGTTGTTTCATTTAAGCCACGGAGGAAACCCGCATGCCGCGTTAGCATTTTATTTTCTCGCGAATTAACCATaagtagtttttaattattagtgcAAATATGTCTTAACGATTACGATTTTATTAGaacactagctggtacccgcgacttcgtctgcgtacttttaatttgaatgttaaggattatattaaaggaacggtatagatttgggtattatttatttatcatttgagAATTGTGGAGACCGAACtgaatgcagcccgcgagatcactgcgaccttgtcagatctattgtgacctaaatccctacatttaaaaattctcctctagaccgatccgttcgaagagatccaacgtctttttgggagaaagttgCACGACttcctggggatccattatgtagtccccaagtgtacggcttctactatgtatgagagcctcacagctgcacagcaaatgtagtggcgtctcattttcccctaaacagaatctgcataaaggagactcggtcagctccattctgtgtatgtgcttattgagtctgcaatgcccccttattaaaatcctagcctgccccctagtgagagtaacgatttctgatgagaatttcttagaaaaaggtctaatcagctgcttcGAATGTTTCAGGCCAACTGAGTTGGGCCAAAATTCCTTGGATTCATTTCCTAGTCGCACCCCCAGATGATATCTAGAGGTGcttttcgagatcccgcagaagGGTTCGGGTCCGATTAGACTTGTTCCCGATCTCTCTCTCCGAATCCGATCCGATCCGAATTTGAGGCCCCCAACTTATTCAGACTATCTATACACTTTAGAATGAGTAATGAGTCTACTTCAGTCGCCGCCACTGCCTTAAGAGCAGCCTGGCTGTCCGACAGTATGAGAATGTTACTGTTTATGTTCCCCAAATTTTGGTGCACACAATCAATGATGGCATACATCTCAGCCTGAAAAACTGTGGCGTGTGCCCCCATGTTGGTTACCCTCTTTCGCTTGGGGCACTTATATACCCGCCCCTGAAAGCCCATCTCGCTTAGAGCCGTCGGTAAACCACACCCGATCCGCACTGGGAAAGGGCGAGGGTAGAGTTCTAGACCACTCCTCTCTCTCTGGTATTACCACCTTGAAGTAACTCACAAAGTTATGAGTCCCGaccatgacgtctgagggcatcgCCATAACCGGGTCAGTCATAAGGTCCTCTTTGAGTTTTCTCATGACAGTTGATCCCCATGTCGTCTTACCCCTTTCCTTAGCTCGGAGCATAGCGAGTCTAGCTTCCCCGATTATGTACAGATGGAGTGGACGCAGGTTTAGTGCCGCCTCCATTGCCAAGGTTGGTGTGGACGACATATCTCACGTTATTATCATGCAAGCCATTCTTTGGACGCTGGTTAGGTCCGTAATGTAGGTCCCAATAGATGCCTTTTTGAACCATGCTGCACAGCCGTAcgcaaaatatcccatacaaactttcaacccctattttaaCCTCTGCATCcctttttttcgcaataaaggcctatgttctttctcagggtctgaagattgtctgtgccaaatttcatcaaaatcggttgagaggtttaagcggaaaaacgtaacagacagacagacagagttactttcgcatatataatattagtagggattccctaaattatggcgcctacttaccctctaagttagaaaagtgatcaaatactaacttgaagtcttagtaacactcagtttaaaaaaaaaacatcaaaatcatttcagtagctatggcgtcatgcgcttcttgacacgaccacgctagatttccgcgggaatgaagcattttcccgccgtaaaaagtagcctgtgtccgtgcctaggatcctatctttaaataaaccacgtcttataaaaatctgttcagacattaaggcgtgaatgaggtaaacttttaaaacaaacgattaaaaatcactaacttaattagttttctgcctactgcctacgccttaagtgcgatagcatgaatattaatagcccaCATCCTTTTCTAGGTAGGTGGGTACTATCTATCACCTAACTAACTTTCAttaaaaatccgttcagccgtttaggcatgatagagcaaaactcccagcaaaaaccataaaaaatcactaactcaattcagttttctacttacttcctaccccctaagtacgattacgtgatcattttgatcttatatccgtttttaggtaaccatctattacctcactaaatttcatcaaatttcgttcagccgtttagacgtgaaagagcaaaagtcccaacaaaaacgacaaaaaatcactaactcaatttagttatctgcctactgcctaccccctacgaacgatggcgtgattatttatagcctatgaccatttctaggttatcatctatcaccataacaaatttcatcaaaatccgttcagccgtttaggcgtgaaagagtaacagacagacagacagacagacagacagacagacagagttactttcgcatttataatattagtatggattgtaaaaaaaatacggaaatcaTGATTTTGCCTGTGGGCCGCGTGGCGTCGAACGTGTTAACACGTTAgacagtctaacagaaagctcggtgaggtgtgggtacttagttcatcttgcgatgtat
This genomic interval from Pectinophora gossypiella chromosome Z, ilPecGoss1.1, whole genome shotgun sequence contains the following:
- the LOC126380120 gene encoding LIM homeobox transcription factor 1-beta, translated to MLEFYTNINPGLMQDGMQPPLSCAGRTELSASIKREKIVEICEGCGQKIQDRYLMRVGELSWHEHCLSCCVCGCPLAHTCYTRNAKLYCKPDYDRLFGVKCTRCGDRLLPQEMVMRAQQYVFHIQCFVCVMCCQPLQKGEQYVIRAGQIFCRQDFEKEMYLMQHAEDDMIIDDSERPRDGRRGPKRPRTILTSAQRRQFKASFEVSPKPCRKVREALAKDTGLSVRVVQVWFQNQRAKMKKIQRKAKQEGDKNNDKDKDKDEKSIKQESPSSEHGNYLGLDGSYSASSQPLNPNLPYSPDDYPAHSGDSFCSSDISLDGSNFDQLDEGASDTMSLQNLEVQHHSHPHNAHAPHEPLNLGTGAVVNPIDKLYLMQNSYFSTDH